From Streptobacillus canis, the proteins below share one genomic window:
- the treC gene encoding alpha,alpha-phosphotrehalase, producing the protein MKKKKITVYQIYIKSFNDTSGNGIGDIKGITEKLEYLKELGIDYIWITPFFKSPQKDNGYDVSNYYEIDPIYGNMLDFEKMSDKAKKLGIGIMLDMVFNHTSTEHEWFKKALSGEKEYQDYYIFKDKSTNWQSKFGGSAWEYVEKLDKYYLHLFDKTQADLNWENPKVREELKKVLRFWLKKGVNGFRFDVVNLISKPFEFIDDNDGDGRRFYTDGPRIHEYIKELSEEIRSINKDAITVGEMSSTSLEHCQKYSGENENELSMVFNFHHLKVDYKNNDKWQLMPFDFKKLKQIFNEWQVGMQKASAWSAMFWSNHDQPRIVSRLGDDVKYHEKSAKMLATVIHLLRGIPYIYQGEEIGMTNAGYENILDFNDVESHNYYNILKEKGLSSKEALKVIQERSRDNGRTPMQWSDDVNGGFSINTPWLKVVKNYKKINVKKQLNDENSILNYYKKLIKLRKKYNVISEGEFEQLDNGHDQIYSFRRYTRDEEIIIIANFYNQNIRYNINKNLEEYECILSNTSNTLIDKEIKLEPYDVYVLYKNNI; encoded by the coding sequence GTGAAGAAAAAAAAAATAACAGTTTATCAAATATATATAAAGTCATTTAATGATACAAGTGGAAATGGAATAGGAGATATAAAGGGAATTACAGAAAAATTAGAATATTTAAAAGAATTAGGAATAGACTACATTTGGATAACTCCTTTTTTTAAATCTCCTCAAAAAGATAATGGATATGATGTATCAAATTATTATGAAATTGATCCAATTTATGGAAATATGTTAGATTTTGAAAAGATGTCAGATAAAGCTAAAAAATTAGGAATAGGAATAATGTTAGATATGGTATTTAACCATACCTCTACAGAGCATGAATGGTTTAAAAAAGCTTTGTCAGGTGAAAAAGAATATCAAGATTACTATATTTTCAAAGATAAATCTACGAATTGGCAATCTAAATTTGGTGGAAGTGCTTGGGAGTATGTTGAAAAATTAGATAAGTATTATCTACATTTATTTGATAAAACACAAGCAGATTTAAATTGGGAAAATCCTAAAGTAAGAGAAGAATTAAAAAAGGTATTAAGGTTTTGGTTAAAAAAAGGAGTTAATGGATTTAGGTTTGATGTAGTTAATTTAATTTCTAAACCATTTGAATTTATTGATGATAATGATGGAGATGGAAGAAGATTTTATACAGATGGACCGAGAATTCATGAATATATTAAGGAGTTAAGTGAAGAAATAAGGAGTATAAATAAAGATGCAATTACTGTAGGAGAGATGAGTTCAACAAGTTTAGAACACTGCCAAAAATACTCTGGTGAAAATGAAAACGAACTTTCTATGGTTTTTAATTTTCACCATTTAAAAGTAGATTATAAAAATAATGATAAATGGCAATTAATGCCTTTTGATTTTAAAAAGTTGAAACAAATATTTAATGAATGGCAAGTTGGAATGCAAAAAGCGAGTGCTTGGAGTGCAATGTTTTGGTCTAATCATGATCAACCAAGAATAGTCTCAAGATTGGGAGATGATGTAAAATACCATGAAAAATCTGCTAAAATGTTAGCGACAGTAATACATTTATTAAGAGGAATTCCATATATTTATCAAGGTGAAGAAATAGGGATGACTAATGCAGGTTATGAAAATATATTAGATTTTAATGATGTAGAATCACATAATTACTATAATATTTTAAAAGAAAAAGGCTTAAGTTCAAAAGAAGCATTAAAAGTAATTCAAGAAAGATCAAGAGATAATGGAAGAACACCTATGCAATGGAGTGATGATGTAAATGGAGGATTTAGTATTAATACTCCATGGTTAAAAGTTGTAAAAAATTACAAAAAAATTAATGTAAAAAAACAATTAAACGATGAAAACAGTATTTTAAATTATTATAAAAAGCTAATAAAGCTTAGAAAAAAATACAATGTAATTTCTGAAGGGGAATTTGAACAATTAGATAATGGACATGATCAAATTTATTCTTTTAGAAGATATACAAGGGATGAAGAAATCATAATTATAGCAAATTTTTATAACCAAAATATTAGATATAATATAAATAAAAATTTAGAAGAATATGAATGTATTTTAAGTAATACATCAAATACTTTAATAGATAAAGAAATAAAATTAGAACCTTATGATGTTTATGTTTTGTACAAAAATAATATATAA
- the treB gene encoding PTS trehalose transporter subunit IIBC — translation MVNEKFRTDASSLIELIGGQDNVSSVTHCMTRLRFVLKDTDKANVEEIQKLKSVKGVFNNAGQFQAIIGNGVSDFYKTMNELFNLKEVSKEESKKDAKKNMSFFERLLSATSEIFVPLLPALICGGLILGFRNIIGDISFGGKTLIEQSQFWATTHNFLWLIGEAIFHFLPVGITWSVVRKLGGSPILGIVLGITLVSPQLMNAYAIGKATPEVWDFGFISIDKVGYQAQVIPAMLAGLTLAFIETRLNKVVHESVRIVIVPLISLIVTVFLAHSIIGPLGRTMGDYLGDFFEFILTGKFAIIGSIIFGFIYAPLVITGLHHTTNAVEFVLISKIGATMIFPLIALSNMAQASAVFAMSFVDKEIKAVSIPATISAYLGVTEPAMYGVNLKYKYPMLFAMIGSATGAAVAGIFGILANGVGVGGLPAIFTIKPQYWLAYLLAMLCAIVLPFVLTFIYGKKKR, via the coding sequence ATGGTAAATGAAAAATTTAGAACTGATGCCTCATCACTTATTGAACTTATAGGAGGACAAGATAATGTTTCATCAGTTACACATTGTATGACAAGACTTAGATTTGTATTAAAAGATACAGATAAAGCAAATGTTGAAGAAATTCAAAAATTAAAGTCTGTAAAAGGAGTGTTTAATAACGCAGGACAGTTTCAAGCAATTATTGGAAATGGAGTTTCAGATTTTTACAAAACTATGAATGAGTTATTTAATTTAAAAGAAGTAAGTAAAGAGGAAAGTAAAAAAGATGCAAAAAAAAATATGTCTTTTTTTGAAAGATTATTATCTGCTACATCAGAAATTTTTGTGCCACTTTTACCAGCTTTAATATGTGGAGGGTTGATATTAGGATTTAGAAATATTATTGGAGATATTAGTTTTGGAGGTAAAACTCTTATAGAGCAAAGTCAATTTTGGGCAACGACTCATAATTTCTTATGGTTAATAGGAGAAGCAATATTTCACTTTTTACCAGTAGGAATAACTTGGTCTGTTGTTAGAAAACTTGGAGGTAGTCCAATATTAGGGATAGTATTAGGAATAACTCTTGTTTCACCTCAATTAATGAATGCTTATGCTATAGGGAAAGCTACGCCTGAAGTTTGGGATTTTGGATTTATAAGTATAGATAAAGTTGGATATCAAGCGCAAGTAATACCAGCTATGCTTGCTGGATTAACTTTAGCATTTATAGAAACTAGATTAAATAAAGTAGTTCATGAATCAGTTAGAATAGTTATAGTTCCATTAATTTCATTAATAGTAACAGTGTTTTTAGCACATTCAATAATTGGACCTTTAGGAAGAACTATGGGAGATTATTTAGGGGACTTCTTTGAATTTATTTTAACAGGTAAATTTGCTATTATAGGTTCAATAATTTTTGGATTTATTTATGCACCTCTTGTAATTACAGGTTTACATCATACTACAAATGCAGTTGAGTTTGTTTTAATATCTAAAATAGGAGCAACAATGATATTTCCTTTAATTGCATTAAGTAACATGGCTCAAGCGTCAGCAGTATTTGCAATGTCTTTTGTTGATAAAGAAATAAAAGCTGTTTCTATACCAGCAACAATTTCAGCATATCTTGGAGTAACAGAACCAGCTATGTATGGAGTTAATTTAAAATATAAATATCCTATGCTTTTTGCTATGATAGGTTCTGCGACAGGAGCTGCAGTAGCAGGAATATTTGGTATTTTAGCAAATGGAGTAGGAGTTGGAGGACTTCCTGCTATCTTTACTATTAAACCACAGTACTGGCTTGCATACTTATTAGCTATGTTATGTGCAATAGTATTACCATTTGTACTAACATTTATTTATGGAAAG